One window of the Chelonoidis abingdonii isolate Lonesome George chromosome 3, CheloAbing_2.0, whole genome shotgun sequence genome contains the following:
- the VEGFA gene encoding vascular endothelial growth factor A, long form isoform X2 encodes MNFLFTWIHWGLAALLYLHNAKLSQAAPTLGDGERKPNEVIKFLEVYERSVCRTIETLVDIFQEYPDEVEYIFKPSCVPLLRCAGCCGDEGLECVPMEVHNVTMEIIRVKPLHGQHIVHMSFLQHSRCDCRPKKDVKAKQEKKSKRGKGKGQKRKRKKSRHCEPCSERRKHLFVQDPQTCKCSCKFTDSRCKSRQLELNERTCRCDKPRR; translated from the exons ATGAACTTTCTGTTCACTTGGATCCACTGGGGGCTGGCGGCGCTGCTCTATCTCCACAACGCCAAG TTGTCGCAGGCCGCTCCGaccctgggggatggggagaggaaacCGAATGAAG TTATCAAGTTCCTGGAAGTCTACGAGCGCAGCGTCTGCAGGACGATTGAGACCCTGGTGGACATTTTCCAGGAGTACCCCGATGAGGTGGAGTATATCTTCAAGCCGTCCTGCGTACCCCTGCTGAGGTGTGCAGGCTGCTGCGGTGACGAGGGCCTAGAATGTGTCCCCATGGAGGTGCACAACGTCACCATGGAG ATAATTAGAGTTAAACCCCTTCATGGTCAGCACATAGTGCACATGAGCTTCTTACAGCACAGTAGATGTGATTGCAG ACCAAAGAAAGACGTCAAAGCTAAACAAGAAAA AAAATCAAAGCGAGGAAAGGGGAAGGGGCAAAAGAGAAAGCGCAAGAAAAGCCG TCACTGTGAGCCTTGCTCAGAGAGGAGAAAGCACTTGTTTGTACAAGATCCCCAGACCTGTAAATGTTCCTGCAAATTCACAGACTCACGTTGCAAGTCGAGGCAGCTTGAGTTAAACGAGCGCACTTGCAG aTGTGACAAGCCGAGACGGTGA
- the VEGFA gene encoding vascular endothelial growth factor A, long form isoform X1: MNFLFTWIHWGLAALLYLHNAKLSQAAPTLGDGERKPNEVIKFLEVYERSVCRTIETLVDIFQEYPDEVEYIFKPSCVPLLRCAGCCGDEGLECVPMEVHNVTMEIIRVKPLHGQHIVHMSFLQHSRCDCRPKKDVKAKQEKKSKRGKGKGQKRKRKKSRYKLLSFHCEPCSERRKHLFVQDPQTCKCSCKFTDSRCKSRQLELNERTCRCDKPRR; the protein is encoded by the exons ATGAACTTTCTGTTCACTTGGATCCACTGGGGGCTGGCGGCGCTGCTCTATCTCCACAACGCCAAG TTGTCGCAGGCCGCTCCGaccctgggggatggggagaggaaacCGAATGAAG TTATCAAGTTCCTGGAAGTCTACGAGCGCAGCGTCTGCAGGACGATTGAGACCCTGGTGGACATTTTCCAGGAGTACCCCGATGAGGTGGAGTATATCTTCAAGCCGTCCTGCGTACCCCTGCTGAGGTGTGCAGGCTGCTGCGGTGACGAGGGCCTAGAATGTGTCCCCATGGAGGTGCACAACGTCACCATGGAG ATAATTAGAGTTAAACCCCTTCATGGTCAGCACATAGTGCACATGAGCTTCTTACAGCACAGTAGATGTGATTGCAG ACCAAAGAAAGACGTCAAAGCTAAACAAGAAAA AAAATCAAAGCGAGGAAAGGGGAAGGGGCAAAAGAGAAAGCGCAAGAAAAGCCGGTACAAACTGCTCAGCTT TCACTGTGAGCCTTGCTCAGAGAGGAGAAAGCACTTGTTTGTACAAGATCCCCAGACCTGTAAATGTTCCTGCAAATTCACAGACTCACGTTGCAAGTCGAGGCAGCTTGAGTTAAACGAGCGCACTTGCAG aTGTGACAAGCCGAGACGGTGA
- the VEGFA gene encoding vascular endothelial growth factor A, long form isoform X4 — protein MNFLFTWIHWGLAALLYLHNAKLSQAAPTLGDGERKPNEVIKFLEVYERSVCRTIETLVDIFQEYPDEVEYIFKPSCVPLLRCAGCCGDEGLECVPMEVHNVTMEIIRVKPLHGQHIVHMSFLQHSRCDCRPKKDVKAKQEKKSKRGKGKGQKRKRKKSRYKLLSLCDKPRR, from the exons ATGAACTTTCTGTTCACTTGGATCCACTGGGGGCTGGCGGCGCTGCTCTATCTCCACAACGCCAAG TTGTCGCAGGCCGCTCCGaccctgggggatggggagaggaaacCGAATGAAG TTATCAAGTTCCTGGAAGTCTACGAGCGCAGCGTCTGCAGGACGATTGAGACCCTGGTGGACATTTTCCAGGAGTACCCCGATGAGGTGGAGTATATCTTCAAGCCGTCCTGCGTACCCCTGCTGAGGTGTGCAGGCTGCTGCGGTGACGAGGGCCTAGAATGTGTCCCCATGGAGGTGCACAACGTCACCATGGAG ATAATTAGAGTTAAACCCCTTCATGGTCAGCACATAGTGCACATGAGCTTCTTACAGCACAGTAGATGTGATTGCAG ACCAAAGAAAGACGTCAAAGCTAAACAAGAAAA AAAATCAAAGCGAGGAAAGGGGAAGGGGCAAAAGAGAAAGCGCAAGAAAAGCCGGTACAAACTGCTCAGCTT aTGTGACAAGCCGAGACGGTGA
- the VEGFA gene encoding vascular endothelial growth factor A, long form isoform X3, with the protein MNFLFTWIHWGLAALLYLHNAKLSQAAPTLGDGERKPNEVIKFLEVYERSVCRTIETLVDIFQEYPDEVEYIFKPSCVPLLRCAGCCGDEGLECVPMEVHNVTMEIIRVKPLHGQHIVHMSFLQHSRCDCRPKKDVKAKQENHCEPCSERRKHLFVQDPQTCKCSCKFTDSRCKSRQLELNERTCRCDKPRR; encoded by the exons ATGAACTTTCTGTTCACTTGGATCCACTGGGGGCTGGCGGCGCTGCTCTATCTCCACAACGCCAAG TTGTCGCAGGCCGCTCCGaccctgggggatggggagaggaaacCGAATGAAG TTATCAAGTTCCTGGAAGTCTACGAGCGCAGCGTCTGCAGGACGATTGAGACCCTGGTGGACATTTTCCAGGAGTACCCCGATGAGGTGGAGTATATCTTCAAGCCGTCCTGCGTACCCCTGCTGAGGTGTGCAGGCTGCTGCGGTGACGAGGGCCTAGAATGTGTCCCCATGGAGGTGCACAACGTCACCATGGAG ATAATTAGAGTTAAACCCCTTCATGGTCAGCACATAGTGCACATGAGCTTCTTACAGCACAGTAGATGTGATTGCAG ACCAAAGAAAGACGTCAAAGCTAAACAAGAAAA TCACTGTGAGCCTTGCTCAGAGAGGAGAAAGCACTTGTTTGTACAAGATCCCCAGACCTGTAAATGTTCCTGCAAATTCACAGACTCACGTTGCAAGTCGAGGCAGCTTGAGTTAAACGAGCGCACTTGCAG aTGTGACAAGCCGAGACGGTGA
- the VEGFA gene encoding vascular endothelial growth factor A, long form isoform X5 — translation MNFLFTWIHWGLAALLYLHNAKLSQAAPTLGDGERKPNEVIKFLEVYERSVCRTIETLVDIFQEYPDEVEYIFKPSCVPLLRCAGCCGDEGLECVPMEVHNVTMEIIRVKPLHGQHIVHMSFLQHSRCDCRPKKDVKAKQEKCDKPRR, via the exons ATGAACTTTCTGTTCACTTGGATCCACTGGGGGCTGGCGGCGCTGCTCTATCTCCACAACGCCAAG TTGTCGCAGGCCGCTCCGaccctgggggatggggagaggaaacCGAATGAAG TTATCAAGTTCCTGGAAGTCTACGAGCGCAGCGTCTGCAGGACGATTGAGACCCTGGTGGACATTTTCCAGGAGTACCCCGATGAGGTGGAGTATATCTTCAAGCCGTCCTGCGTACCCCTGCTGAGGTGTGCAGGCTGCTGCGGTGACGAGGGCCTAGAATGTGTCCCCATGGAGGTGCACAACGTCACCATGGAG ATAATTAGAGTTAAACCCCTTCATGGTCAGCACATAGTGCACATGAGCTTCTTACAGCACAGTAGATGTGATTGCAG ACCAAAGAAAGACGTCAAAGCTAAACAAGAAAA aTGTGACAAGCCGAGACGGTGA